The sequence below is a genomic window from Chthonomonadales bacterium.
CGGGCTCACCACGTGCAGCGCGACCTCTCGCTTCGCCCTGCCGACCTTCTCGGCAAGCCGCCTCTGCAGCGCGCACTGCTCGCGGATCGCCGCGTGCGCCACCTCGATGGCCTGGGCGACCTCGTCCTCGGAGACCTCGGAGGCGCCGGCCTCGAGCATGTTCACGGCGTCCTCCGTGCCGGCGACGATCAGGTCCAGCGGCGACTCCGCCGTCTGCTCGAGCGTGGGGTTCACCACCCACTCTCCCTCGACGCGGCCGACCCTCACACAGCCGATGGGCCCGTCCCACGGGACGTCGGAGACGGTGAGGGCCGTGGAGGCCGCGAAGACGGCGAGGGTATCAGGAAGGTTGTCGTGGTCGACGGAGAGCGTGGTGGCGATCACCTGAACGTCGTTGCGCATTCCATAGGGGAAAAGAGGGCGGACGGGGCGGTCGATCAGCCGAGAGGTCAGGATGGCCTTCTCGCTCGGCCTGCCTCCGCGCTTCACGAACCCGCCGGGGATCTTGCCGACCGAGTATTTCCGCTCTTCGTAGTCGCAGGTCAGCGGAAAGAAGTCGATGCCCTCGCGGGCGGTGTCCGCCATCGTCGCCGTAGCGAGCAGGACCGTGTCGCCGATGGTCAGCCAGCAGCTTCCGCCTGCCTGCCTGGCAACGCGGCCCGTTTCGAGCTTGAGGGCCCTGCCGCCTAGCAGGCCCTCCACTGTGTGTACCAAGTTCTCCTCCTCGCGGAAGGCCTTCGGGCGCCGAAGCACGTCGTGCTCGGGCAGGCATCGCCTCCCGAGCACCACGGAACCCGCCCGAGACACCCGCCGCTAGATCTTGCTGCGGATGCCCAGTCTGTTGACCAGAGCGCGGTACCGCTCGATGTCCTTGGCGCTCAGGTAGTTGAGCAGGCGGCGGCGACGGCCCACCATCATCATCAGCCCGCGGCGCGAGTGATGGTCCTTCTTGTGGACCTTCAGGTGGTCATTCACCTGGTTGATGGACGCGGTCAGCAACGCCACCTGGACCTCGGCGGATCCCGTGTCGGTCTCGTGGGTCTTGTTTTCCTCGACAATCGCGCTCTTGCGCTCACGCAGTAACGGCACGCTTGGAGAACCTCCTGTCATACCCTTCTCTTGCTCAACACAGTAGTATATCCGATATGGGCGCGACAGTTCAACGGCCTGGCGCGACCGCAACTGCTCAGTGCGGTTAAGGGCGGAGTTGGACCGATTCTCACCGCCTCGAGCTTGGGCGGACCGCGGCACACCGTTGACAGCGGCTTGCGCGTGGTCTATATTGTGCGCAGCCAAGTAGACGCACGGCCCGGTTCCCGCGAAGGAGACCTGGCGATGTGGAAGCCTCTACAGACGATCATCGTGCCGGCCCGGCCCCTCCTGGGGGCGCTCGTGGGAGTCGTTCCCGCGCACGCCTCACCGGCCGCGGACGCCGACCCTCCGGCCGCGGCCAGGGCCGCGAAGGCGCTCGCCGTGTTCCGGTCCTCGTGTACGAGTTGCCACGGGCCGGCGCGCCAGGAGGGCGGCCTGCGCCTTGACACGCCGGCCTTCATCGGGCAGTCTGGGACCGAGGCCGTCGTGCTGGCCGGGAGACCCGACCGTAGCCGACTGCTGGCGCGCATCGAGGGCCGGGGCGGGCTTCCACGGATGTCGCTCGGCTCCGCCCCCCTTGCGCCGGAGCAGGTGCTCGCCGTCCGCGCATGGGTCGCTGTCGGCGCTCCGCGGCCGGCGGCCGGCGGGAAGCCTACCCACT
It includes:
- the rpsO gene encoding 30S ribosomal protein S15; translation: MPLLRERKSAIVEENKTHETDTGSAEVQVALLTASINQVNDHLKVHKKDHHSRRGLMMMVGRRRRLLNYLSAKDIERYRALVNRLGIRSKI